From the Chiloscyllium punctatum isolate Juve2018m chromosome 42, sChiPun1.3, whole genome shotgun sequence genome, the window atttcatttattttattccccttttttaatatattttgttcactgttctgtacttcttatttcttgattgtctctctttctctcgctcctcACTGTCTCATCaccttttttctctcttcctccccctttgctacccttttcccctgttttccattttgcctctgcttcacccctccccccatcccccacatattttgtcacatagcactggcttcagccttggtcattcacagctcctaatctccctataatctctctatgcactgtcattattacctctttattgctacctttgcttctggagccatgactcctTCTCTCAGCccagtataaatacctccctatttcccccttttttagctttgacagagggtcagttagacttgaaatgtcagctcttttctctccttacagatgctgccagacctgctgagattttccagcattttctcttttggccactacaaactgaactccaggatgaacatatcccatcaaccaccaccttctgtcttcttacagctagccaatttctgatccaaaccgctaaatcaccctcaatcccatgcctccgtattttctgcaatagtctattgtggggaaccttatcaaacacctcactgaaatccatatacaccacatcaaccgctttacccccatctacctgtttggtcacctttttgaagaactcaataaggtttgtgaggcacgatctacccttcacaaaaccgtgttgatgatccctaatcaaattgttcctttctcgatgattataaatcctatctcttataaccttttctaacactaacccacaaccaaagtaaggctcactggtctataattcccagggttgtctctactccccatcttgaacaagggaacaacatgtGCTATCTTCCAgctttctggcactattcctgcagacaattatgacataaagatcaaagccaaaggctctgcaatctcctccatagcttcccagagaatccttggataaatcccatctggcccaggcgacttttcaattttcacatttttcagaattgctaacacctcctccttatgaacctcaatcacaTCTAGTCTAGTAACCTGTATCTTAGTActgtattctcctcaacaacattgtcttttcccTGTGTGAAAAccgacgaaaaatattcatttagcacctctcctatctcttcggactccatgcacaacttcccacgacTGTCCTCACTCTAGAcattattttattcctgatataaagctttaaggttttccttgatcctatctgccatcaacctctcatgtcccctcctggctcttcttagctctctctttaggtctttcctggctaacttgtaactctcaaatgccctaactgagccttcacatctcatcataacattagccttcttcttcctcttgacaagagattcaacttctttcataaaccacggttccctcacttgaccacttcctccctgcctgacaggtacacactTATCAATGACATGCAGTACcagttccttgaataagctccacttttcaattgtgtccatcccctgcagtttccttccctatcctgtgcatcctaaattttgtctaatcgcatcataatcaACCAGACCTGATTGTAGGGAAATTGGGAAACACTAAAGGTGACAAAAGTGCAGAATTCCCTTCTGTAAATACCAGTAATGCTCCATCCATTATTAATGTGAGATCTCCAATTGATTGGCATTTGTTCTTGGAATGTGTCCAGGGTAAAGGGCTTCAGTCACAGATCCACCATGGCACAACTGCAAGGGGCTCTTGTTCCATGGACTATTTGGCAATGACCAATTGGCCAGCGTATGGCAGAGGACTACTTGGTGAGATCTGAGCCAAGACTGGAGAGGAGTTAATCTCATGGTGGTCTCATCCAACATCTATCTGCACAAGCTCTGCAGCAAGATGCCACTGAGAATCCAGCAATCGGGGCTCATCCTCCTGGCCCTCACCCATTTTGCCCAGGCTCTATGGTACAGACGCCAACTGTGGCACTGAGCTCAGCAGCTTGGCACAAGCATGGGATCCACCATGTGACTTTCTGTAGAACTGGGCCACTGCATCCGCAAGGTAAGCCCCACATCCTGTTTGAGGACTTCACAAATGTCCTCTCCTCCCTGCAGTGTCTCAGTGATCCTCACCTGATGGAGAAGAGCAGTTTCTCAGTGATCCCGAGCAGGCAAGTCCCGATAGCCAGAATGAAGAGCGCAAGGCCAAAGAAGACATGTAGAGGCCGGTATGAGGCTCGGAGAGAGTAGGCCACACCAGGAAACAGGAAGAACACCAGTCCCAGCACCCACTGTGAAAGGAGAGCCAAAACAAAACACACACTTTAACCTTCAACACTGACACAGCACGTGACAGGTAACGATATTGAAAAAGCAGGTCAACCAGGGAGTGGGTACAAGTGGCTCCAACCAGATCTACAGGACCATGGGAGATTTTATCATTCCCACTCCCTGAAGCCCAAACCCATCTCATCCACCCAATTCCTTCATATTTCAGCTTCACCCCTTTCGATGCCATTTCCAAACACTTTAACATAGTCtgtacttttccaaataatccaCCTTTCCCTCGTTAGTTtaagggacagggagggagagttcTGGGTAAATTGGCACTGGCCCTGGGCGACCCTTCCTGGAAGTGACACAGTGACGGGCACTAACCTGTGTGCAGAAGAGAATGACAGTTATGAGGCCACACCAGCTGTGTAGACTGTACATGTTGGGTATATTCTGTGCTGAGTGGAACTGAAACACCGCAACCAAACCTAGGAGTTGGAAGAAATTGCACTATCAGAATCCACACATTTTAACCTCAGATGGTTGCTCATTCCCAGGCCCCGATCATGCACAAAGTCCGAGGGAGGTGCAACCCTCTCACAATGTCACCACCACCCTCGTGTCGTTGGTCATCACATGCTGATTCCAGTAAACAACCAATGTTTGTCTGGGTCATTCAacccaacacatccatgctgactctccgaacagcatcccaccccatccctataaccttgcattccccatggctaacccaccctgcCTGCAcaccatggctaattcatctgcacatctttgtgactgtgagaggaaacccatacagacacagggagaacatacaaactccaaacagacagttgcccaagactgaaattgaacccaggtccctggtgctgtgaggcagcagtgctaaccactgagccactgtgctgcaccagtctctttccccctcatccaactctctcgctctctctctttctgtctcttgcactctctctcacacacactctctcttgctcgtgtctCTCACATCTCTTCCAATTTTCATTTTGTTTGACTCCTTGTAATCCTACTCCCATTCAGACACCCACCCCTCACAAGATGACACTGCCATTCCCACTGAACCCACATCAGGCCTACCAACAATGGTGGCTATCAATCCAGTCAGGTGGATAGCTGTGTGTAGGATCTTCACTGTAATTTTGTTCTCATGTTTGAACACTCTGTACACCAGGATTGCTGCAGGAGAAATACATTGGGTTATCAGTAACTGTCAGGAAGTGAGGATACATCTTTGGTGATGTTCAACTCAGTCTCTTAGAGAAGGAGATTCTGAGTAAAGCACAGGATTTAGTTATTAAGACATTAGATTACCAAGAGATTACAGTGTTAGCAAGGGAGAGTCTGAGTCCCTTAAAACGTGACTTTTGAAAATTGAAAAACACACTTGAACATACAGGCTGATCAGGTGAAGCAACACCAGATAATCAGCAGCTCTGATTATAGCCTCCTTTATTCCACTCAACGTCCAGATATCATGGAATCATTGATCCcggcagcaggccattcagcccatcaagtccacaccgactctctgaggAGCATGGCACCCAGACCCAGTCCACTAGCGTATGtctgtaactctacatttcccatagtGAACCAACCTggactacacatccctgaacactgtgggcaatttagccaaGCCActgagctgcatatctttggacataGAGAAAGTGAGTACTTACTGTTATTGTAAGGTGGGCTCTGGGAGATTGCCCGAGACATGATGAAACTAGAGAATGGGTGGTGAAGAGGTGTGAGAATGAGGTGTGCAAATAGGGCAAGCACATTAACAGTGTTCTGGGAGACCTTAACTGTGCTACAGACATATATGACAGCATTCCGTCAGTCTGCATTTTTATATCTGGCATTTAACCCTTTCAGCAGGAGCAGCctctggacaggtacatggagaggtaaggtttagatggatatagACTAACTAGGGACAAATGGGAcgaattcagtttaggaaacctggtctgcATAGACGAGTGagaccaaagggcctgtgtctgtgctgtataattctatgactctgGTCAATTCCAGtatccctcctgtattataatgGAAGTGGGATTGGGGAACATtctagattttttttctctgtaaCTTTAGATTTACAATCCTCCTCACCTCCCAATCCATCTCCTTTTCCTTCAATTTCGAACACACCCACCCCATCCTGCCATGCAATCGTGGTGTCAACTGGGATTGAGTCCATTCCTGGAGGATTCATCTCACGATTTTCTGCCTATGCTCCAGCCATTGGCTGGACACCACATCCAACCCCGTGACATACTGACATCCTACACCAACCTGAAAACAGAACCATCTGCCAAATGGTCATCTCCTCCCACCCCATCGCACAACATTTTAACTTTCTTTATATCTGGTCAAGAGGAATGTTCAAAGAGGCATTTGAGCTGACAGAAATGATGACCATCTAGACCCCAAAAGGAGAATGAGAATGTTATGGTGCAAGACAAGGCCATtcacccatcatgtctgcaccagctctccaaatgagcaaTTAGGCTGCCAATTTGCCGATGCTTCCCAAACATTGTTTCGTTCCTGGGAAATCTCTATTTTTTCTGCAACTGGGAATTTCCAttaactagaaactgaactggactagctaaATAAACACAGTGACTGCAAGaccaagtcagaggctaggaatactgcggcgagtaattcacctcttgactccccaaagcctgtccaccatctacaaggtacaaatcaggaatcctccccacttgcctggatggggaccgctctaacaacactcaagaagcttgacagcatccaggacaaagcagcccgcttaattggcaccacatccacaagcacccactccctccaccaccgatgctgagtagcagcagtgtgtactgatgcACTGtagcaattcaccaaggctccttagacagcaccttccaagctcaGGAACTCTAACCTGTAAAATGACAAGGCCAGCAGATAtacaggaacaccaccacctgtaacTACCCCTCTTAGTCATTCACCATCCTAAATTAGAAGTATAATACCAACCCTTCACTGTCAATTGACCAAAACCCTGGAACTTGGAGCCCAACAACATTGTGGGTGTCCCTGCACCACATGGGCTGCAGAGTTCAAAGAGGTGGCGATAAGGGATAAGCAATAACTGTTGGTCTTGTCTGTGACAATCACACCCTATGAACATTTCTTTTAAACCTTGGGTACCCATTTTGTGTGTGTAGATCaacaaacaggaacaggaggaggtgacagaacAGCTTTAGTTTCTGtgccattcagttagatcatTAGAGATTATTAATGACCTCTAATTACTCTCCATTGCCCCATGTTCTCATTAACATCTACATCATTTTGTTATTCTATCCTACACCCCTCCAATATCAAGGCTTTGGTGTCCTGAGCGATGTATATCCCAGATGGAGTCTGCCCATGACTTGATAATACTAGAGCCTGGCTTCCAGGCTCTTACACTTAGGGCAAGGCTGAGTCTTCATGAGCCTCTGCTTTTCCTGACTTGTTCTGTATTCCCGTGTTTTAATACGGCACCGACCTtcaatggagaaggagagagtttcCTCCTGGTCCTTGGCTTTTCTGGCAGGGGTCAAGGGTAAATGTCTGAGGCTCCTGGTGAGACGATCCCAGGAATCGGGGCTTGTGATGGACTGTTGTGTCACACCGCGTTTTGCCTGTATACGTGGAgccatgctgtgaggcagctggcTGTGGTAAACTGATGAGGAAGTAGGCTTGGTGGTAGAATTGTACAGCAAAAACTAGGGCCTTtggcccactgtgtctgtgtcagtcaCCAAATACCTATCCTGTCCAAACCCATTTTCCAGGACTTAACCCATAACCTCGTATGCTGTGGCATTTCAAGTACTCATCTAAATAGCTCTTaaacacactaatgtttgctgcctctaccacccttccagatatacaccaccctctgagtgaaataaTTCTACCTTAAATCTGCTCTAAACCTTGTGCTGCTTAACTTAAATCTATACTTTCTGATTACTGGTCTGTCTATCAAGGGGAAAAGTATTTGCATATCATGTCTATGTGACTCATAATTtagtagacctcaatcaggacccTACTCACCTTCTCTATTCTacagaaaacaatcccagcccattgaaactctccagccctggGGAGCTTCCTCTGCTGGAGAAATTATCACATTATGAGCCCTGTAGTTTCAGAGGAAGGTTTTGTTGATTTGGGTATTACTATGTATGGATGTAGCCTGGTGTTTGACTTCAACTCATGCTGGACACCACAGAATGGATTATAGAAATTAAATAGGGCCCCTCACAGTCAACTGGTCAATAACCATCAAGGAAGTGGAATGAGTCAGGGATGATTTGATTTAAATTAACCTGAGGGTGTAATTGAGAAAGCACAATTACATTAACTGCACAACAAGATAATTTTCTCCTTCCATAGTCAAAGAGTTTGAAATTGAATTCATCAAGCCCAAGGCCACAAACTGATCTGATTTTCTATTCCAAAGATCTCTGTTTGATTTGCAGTCAGCAGCTTATCTGTTTGGGAGCACATTTGCCATTCTCATTGTACCTGGAAATTTCATTAAAAGCACCAGTCTTCAGGCAAATTGTCAGCTCTGGGATAGGTAAACGAATCCTTCATGTGACAGCCACTAGACACTGCTCGGGCATATTCCTGGGCCTGTTTGCAGAGACTGGATGCATGTCTCTTCAAATTAGAGTAATGGCAATGACCTGAGCTATTATTTGACCAAACGGTTTTTGCCTATGAATGAACAGCTTCATATACTGCTCAGGGTTACTTAAGGACGTTCTCCCCCAGTTTTATTAACAGAGTGTAGCAGGTGCTGCAAGGTTTGTAATTCTCAAATGTCCTGGTTTTTAGCTTGTATTTATACGGTATATTTAACCTATCGAAACATTCCAAGGTGCATTCTCATGTTGCATTCACAAAGTTACATTAGGACAGGTGACCATAGTCAAAGCTTTAGGTTTTGAAGGGGTATCTTAAAGGGGGATGGAGAGGCACATACAGGCatctggggggtggggtggtaatTCCAGAGCCTAGCACCTAGATGGTATCAGAATCAAAATCTTCCAAGTTCTCTGCTTGTTTCTATGATCCCAACATTTAATGGCTCCAGCCTGTCATTATTCTGTATTCTCAATGTCCCTCCATGATGTACTAACACTCAGCTTTAATTGGGATTAGGGAATGgtggggcatggtggctcagtggttagcactgctgcctcactgcgccagggtcccaggttcgattccagcctcgggcgactgtctatgtggagtttgcacgttctccccatgtctgcatgggtttcctcccacagaccaaagatgtgcaggttagatgaactggccaggctaaaattgtccatagcgttcagagaggtgcattagtcaggggtaaattttggagaatgggtctgggtagattactcttcggagggtggggtGGACTTGttaggtcaaagggcctgtttccacaccataggggtTTTATGAAGGCGAAATAGAAAGACTGGAAATTGATTTCTTGCTATATTATTCATATTTAATCAATAAATTGTGATGCAGACTCTGGTATATACACAAACACCTCTCACCAACACTTGGGCGGGGGTGGGGCATTTTTTCACTTGCGACACAATCGTCTATTTAACAAAGTGTAATTCTTCAAATTGAAGAATACGATggagagtttctccagtactcacAGTCTCCATAGAGGAAGATCATTCCAACCACCATACAGAGAGGGTGCACATTGAACTGGAGCGAACCTCCATCCCACGCAAACCCCCCTTCATAGTGACCCATCCACACACCAGTCATGACCACAGCAGCTAGGCCAAGGATCTGAGTTGCTGCAATAAACCATGGCAGTAGGCCAGGCCTGTGCTCTTCCAAGGGGTTGCTTTCCATTGCAAGGTAGGTTTCCTCAGTCCACAGGGACCTGTCAAGGGAAGAAGATCAGTTCTTTAAGAAGCATTTCTAGAATAGCTGAAGGGTTTCTGTAATGTGTACAGGGAGCACAGCCTGACACCTTATTGCCAGTGCCCCAAGCTTAAGAACAGCATGTGGAAGTGTTTGCCATGACTTGCTATTGAGGGTAGATGCTGAGTACAAGCCAAACTGCAATGGACTACTCTCCACTTGACAGAGTGAGAGCACATCCAATTACACTCAGGAAGCTCGACACCATTCACATTAAAGTAGTCATGTGATTGgcatcccatccaccaccttcaacattcattctttcttcattACCCATGTAGAGCCAGTATTGTATACCATCTATCagctgcactgcagcaactcaccaaagctcctttgacagcaccttccaaacccaggaccACTTCCATCAccaaggacaaaggcagcagatacatgggaacaccaccacatgcAAGCTTCCCCCCAAGTGATGGcttagtggcattatcactggactgaTAATCCTGAGACCCATATAATGTtctagggaccagggttcaaatcccaccacagcacatggtggaatttgattaaAAACATAAACCTGGAGTTAAGAGTCGACTGATGACCATGAGTCCACTGTTGGAAAAACCCActtggttcaccaatgtcctttagagaaggaagctgccatccttacctggtctggcctgtaaCTGCAGGCTCACAGCAATTGGTTGACCTGTacttaccctctgggcaattaggaatgggctataaatgctggtctagacagc encodes:
- the cyb561 gene encoding transmembrane ascorbate-dependent reductase CYB561 isoform X2, with the protein product MESNPLEEHRPGLLPWFIAATQILGLAAVVMTGVWMGHYEGGFAWDGGSLQFNVHPLCMVVGMIFLYGDCLVAVFQFHSAQNIPNMYSLHSWCGLITVILFCTQWVLGLVFFLFPGVAYSLRASYRPLHVFFGLALFILAIGTCLLGITEKLLFSISDTYSKFAAAGVMANVLGLVLVGFGLTVGYVVTRSEWKRAASPEEEALSMHFKTLTERDSPDSPQGS
- the cyb561 gene encoding transmembrane ascorbate-dependent reductase CYB561 isoform X1 encodes the protein MESNPLEEHRPGLLPWFIAATQILGLAAVVMTGVWMGHYEGGFAWDGGSLQFNVHPLCMVVGMIFLYGDSILVYRVFKHENKITVKILHTAIHLTGLIATIVGLVAVFQFHSAQNIPNMYSLHSWCGLITVILFCTQWVLGLVFFLFPGVAYSLRASYRPLHVFFGLALFILAIGTCLLGITEKLLFSISDTYSKFAAAGVMANVLGLVLVGFGLTVGYVVTRSEWKRAASPEEEALSMHFKTLTERDSPDSPQGS